One window from the genome of Verrucomicrobiia bacterium encodes:
- a CDS encoding Coenzyme F420 hydrogenase/dehydrogenase, beta subunit C-terminal domain, whose translation MTKITKLRDVVDWRLCIGCGACAYICPEEKVELWDFLNEGIRPVVKETDCASCRLCLDVCPAVHTNFTLPPEDSERVVSDPALAAPEYRHDWGEVLEVWEGHATDPEIRFKGSSGGVLTALAAFCLEQKGMHGVLHIGQDPDDPVRNWTRLSRSREELISATGSRYSPASVCDHLEWVEDAPAPCVVIGKPSEIAALRRAEALKPQLARNVGLTLSFFCAESPSTAGTVALLEGMGLSPSGIKDLRYRGYGWPGHFAPIRHGETEPFQKIPYRDSWRRLQSFRPWSVHMWPDGTGELADISCGDPWYEQPDGENPGFSLLVVRTNRGRQLLQRAIEAGYLKVSRAEAWKLVKSQGYLARKKASTWGRLLSLRCFGAPTPQFKNAHLFRCWLRLSFGEKVRSVAGTIRRIVQRKLYRPLKLDHSTAIRVRTRSARQPSVTANL comes from the coding sequence ACCAAGCTGCGCGATGTGGTCGATTGGCGCCTGTGCATAGGTTGCGGCGCCTGCGCTTACATTTGCCCTGAGGAAAAGGTGGAGCTTTGGGATTTCCTAAACGAGGGAATCCGTCCTGTCGTGAAGGAAACCGACTGCGCCTCATGCCGTCTATGCCTGGACGTATGTCCCGCAGTGCATACGAACTTCACTCTTCCCCCTGAGGACTCCGAACGTGTCGTGAGCGACCCGGCACTGGCTGCGCCAGAATATCGACATGATTGGGGGGAAGTTCTGGAGGTGTGGGAGGGACACGCCACGGATCCCGAAATCCGCTTCAAGGGTTCTTCCGGTGGCGTGCTCACTGCGCTTGCAGCGTTTTGCCTGGAGCAGAAGGGAATGCACGGCGTTCTTCACATCGGCCAGGATCCCGACGATCCCGTGCGAAATTGGACGCGCCTCAGCCGGAGCCGGGAAGAACTAATTTCTGCCACCGGATCGCGTTATTCACCCGCTTCTGTTTGCGACCATCTGGAGTGGGTTGAGGACGCGCCCGCCCCATGTGTTGTCATCGGAAAGCCTTCGGAGATTGCAGCCCTGCGGCGAGCCGAGGCGCTGAAACCGCAACTTGCGAGAAACGTTGGACTCACGTTGTCCTTCTTCTGCGCCGAGAGTCCCTCAACCGCGGGAACCGTGGCGCTGCTGGAGGGCATGGGTCTGAGCCCTTCTGGCATCAAAGACCTCCGCTACCGCGGTTATGGCTGGCCGGGACATTTTGCACCGATACGCCATGGCGAGACCGAGCCGTTTCAAAAGATCCCTTATCGTGATAGCTGGCGTCGCCTGCAATCGTTTCGCCCCTGGTCCGTGCATATGTGGCCGGATGGAACGGGCGAACTCGCCGACATCAGTTGCGGCGATCCGTGGTACGAGCAACCCGACGGGGAGAATCCAGGGTTCTCACTACTCGTGGTCCGGACGAATCGCGGCCGACAGCTCCTCCAACGCGCGATCGAAGCGGGTTATTTGAAAGTCTCGCGCGCTGAAGCATGGAAGTTGGTCAAGTCCCAGGGTTACCTGGCAAGGAAGAAGGCGTCTACGTGGGGTAGACTGCTGAGTCTGCGATGTTTCGGCGCTCCCACGCCGCAATTCAAGAATGCGCATCTCTTTCGCTGCTGGCTCCGATTGTCATTTGGCGAGAAGGTCCGGTCGGTGGCCGGGACAATCCGCCGCATCGTGCAGCGCAAACTGTATCGCCCGCTGAAACTGGATCATTCAACGGCAATACGGGTTCGCACGCGGTCTGCCCGACAACCCTCTGTGACGGCCAATCTGTGA